From Amyelois transitella isolate CPQ chromosome 4, ilAmyTran1.1, whole genome shotgun sequence, one genomic window encodes:
- the LOC132901731 gene encoding RNA guanine-N7 methyltransferase activating subunit, with the protein MSANDTLSVEDKEFLAQCEEEFKDRFTDKDEEFMKILNAEPSTPPIVSPWWTPQNSGRQNDHRNNKRHRYEQHGGGRDRYGRRDHNNRRDQDRADYQDHRGYNDYGDRSYGYHNKRHRY; encoded by the coding sequence ATGTCAGCCAATGATACGCTCTCTGTTGAAGACAAGGAGTTTCTTGCTCAATGTGAAGAAGAATTTAAAGATAGATTCACAGATAAAGATGAAGaattcatgaaaatattgaacgCTGAGCCATCAACACCACCTATTGTGTCTCCATGGTGGACCCCACAAAATTCTGGCCGCCAGAATGACCACCGCAACAACAAACGGCATCGTTATGAACAGCACGGCGGCGGCAGAGACCGGTACGGAAGGAGAGACCATAATAACAGGAGAGACCAAGATAGAGCAGACTATCAAGATCACAGAGGATACAATGACTATGGAGACCGAAGCTATGGCTACCATAATAAGAGACATCGTTACTGA